The sequence GGCCTGCAGCGCGAAACCCTGCAACTCAAGGCGCCCAGTTGCGTGATGCGCTGGCTGCTGCCGCGCTTGCTGCAATGGCAAAAAGAACGCCCGGATGTGCCGGTAAAACTCACCGCCTCGCTGCAACACGGCGTGGACTTTCAGCGCGAGCAATTCGATGCCGCGGTGATCTACGGCGCGCCTCCCGATAACTCGCCGGGCGCGTTGCACCTGTTCGACGAGCAGCTGACACCGGTCTGTTCACCGGTTTTGCTTAAGGGCTCGCCAGCGCTGAATTCACCGGCGGATCTGCAACAGCATCTGCTGCTGCACCCCACTCACGATATTCAGGATTGGTCGGTGTGGCTCAACGCCGCTGAGCTGCGGCTGAACAACATCGGCAGCGGCCAGCATTTCGAAACGCTGGATCAAGCCATGTCGATGGCGTCGCACGGGACGGGGGTGGCGATCGGGGATTGGTCGTTGATTGGTGATGACTTGCGCGCGGGGCGGCTGGTGATGCCGTTTGAGTTGAAGGTGAAGACGGGGCTGGCGTATTACGTGGTGGTGCCGCCGGGGATCGAGGCATCGCCGCCGCTTGAGGAATTGATGATCTGGTTGGTTGAGCAGGCGCATTTGCGGTGAGGCTGTTTCCCTCACCCTAACCCTCTCCCAGAGGGAGAGGGGACTGACCGGGGGATATTGAAGAGGTTCAGCGAACTGAACGATTGGTTTTGAATCCATAATCGACTGGATTTTTCAGGTCGATGTACAGCGCCAGACACCTCGGTCGGCCCCCTCTCCCTCCGGGAGAGGGCTGGGGTGAGGGTAAAGATTTAATTCAATACCCGACAGTAAACCGCTGACGCGAATGCTTCGGCGTTTCCACTTCGTCGATCAGCGCAATCGCGTAATCAGCAAAAGTAATCCAGCTACGCCCCTCGGCACTCACCAGCAAATGATCCTCGCCGACACGGAAACTCCCCGTGCGCTCCCCTTCGACAAACTCTGCCGACGGCGACAGGAAGGTCCAGTCCAGATCCTGCTCCTGACGCAACGCCTCAAGAAATGCCGCACCAGCACTGGCTTCCGCTTTGTACTCCGCCGGGAAACCCGCACTGTCGATCACTCG comes from Pseudomonas sp. RU47 and encodes:
- a CDS encoding LysR substrate-binding domain-containing protein, whose protein sequence is MKRLPPLPALHTFLITAQCCNFTRAAEQLHITQGAVSRQIAGLEAHLGYPLFIRLARGLALTAEGREWLPRVEKVFGLISEATEQIGLQRETLQLKAPSCVMRWLLPRLLQWQKERPDVPVKLTASLQHGVDFQREQFDAAVIYGAPPDNSPGALHLFDEQLTPVCSPVLLKGSPALNSPADLQQHLLLHPTHDIQDWSVWLNAAELRLNNIGSGQHFETLDQAMSMASHGTGVAIGDWSLIGDDLRAGRLVMPFELKVKTGLAYYVVVPPGIEASPPLEELMIWLVEQAHLR